One segment of Meriones unguiculatus strain TT.TT164.6M chromosome 3, Bangor_MerUng_6.1, whole genome shotgun sequence DNA contains the following:
- the Snip1 gene encoding smad nuclear-interacting protein 1 codes for MKAGKSERERSGRRRHRTDDALANVVVKQEPLSPEPVTHRRPDAAAASPSPPVAEPSRAGHRGSRARGASRSPAKKKSKSSGRRSKSPRIKRSRSPHYPMVKVKQEREDHPRRGREDRQHREPSEQEHRRARNMERDRHRGHSRQRRSSNERPVSGQGRDRDSQNLQAQEEERDFYNARRREHRQQNEGAGGEAQEVIPRPAGNRSKEVPVKEKPNFELSGALLEDTNTFRGVVIKYSEPPEARIPKKRWRLYPFKNDEVLPVMYIHRQSAYLLGRHRRIADIPIDHPSCSKQHAVFQYRLVEYTRADGTVGRRVKPYIIDLGSGNGTFLNNKRIEPQRYYELREKDVLKFGFSSREYVLLHESSDTSELDRKEDEDDEEEEMVSDS; via the exons ATGAAGGCGGGGAAGAGCGAGCGGGAGCGAAGCGGCCGGCGGCGACACCGGACGGACGATGCTTTGGCGAACGTGGTGGTGAAGCAGGAGCCTCTGAGCCCCGAACCCGTGACGCACCGCCGGCCGGACGCCGCAGCTGCCAGCCCGTCCCCGCCCGTCGCCGAGCCGAGCCGCGCCGGCCACCGCGGGAGCCGAGCCCGAGGAGCGAGCCG GTCCCCagccaaaaagaaaagcaagtcctcagggaggagaagCAAGTCTCCTCGGATTAAGAGAAGCCGGAGTCCCCACTACCCCATGGTCAAAGTGAAGCAG GAACGTGAGGACCATCCACGGAGAGGGCGAGAGGATCGGCAGCACCGGGAGCCATCAGAACAGGAGCACAGGAGAGCTCGGAACATGGAGCGAGACCGGCACCGGGGCCATTCCCGCCAGAGGAGGAGCTCCAATGAGAGGCCTGTCAGTGGGCAGGGTCGGGATCGAGACAGCCAGAATCTGCAGgcccaggaagaagagagagacttCTATAACGCCAGGCGCCGGGAGCATCGCCAGCAGAATGAAGGTGCTGGCGGTGAGGCTCAGGAGGTGATCCCTCGCCCTGCTGGTAACAGAAGCAAAGAGGTACCTGTTAAAGAAAAACCGAACTTTGAACTTTCTGGAGCACTTCTTGAGGATACCAATACCTTCCGGGGTGTGGTTATTAAATACAGTGAGCCCCCAGAAGCTCGGATTCCCAAAAAGCGGTGGCGTCTCTACCCATTTAAAAATGATGAGGTGCTTCCAGTCATGTACATCCATCGGCAGAGTGCTTACCTTCTGGGTCGACATCGCCGCATTGCCGACATTCCCATCGACCACCCCTCCTGCTCAAAGCAGCATGCAGTCTTCCAGTACCG GCTTGTCGAGTACACCCGTGCTGACGGCACAGTTGGTCGGAGAGTAAAGCCCTACATCATTGACCTCGGCTCTGGCAACGGAACGTTCTTGAACAACAAGCGTATTGAGCCACAGAGATACTATGAACTGAGAGAAAAAGACGTACTTAAATTTGGGTTCAGTAGCAGAGAATATGTCTTGCTCCACGAGTCTTCAGACACCTCTGAACTAGACAGGAAGGAGGATGAAGATGACGAGGAGGAGGAAATGGTGTCTGACAGCTAG